One Rhodococcus sp. P1Y DNA window includes the following coding sequences:
- a CDS encoding FadR/GntR family transcriptional regulator produces the protein MQHVQRSSLITQVTAQLREEIVTERWPVGTRIPTETELCALTGTGRNTVREAVQALVHAGMVERRQGSGTFVMATSDLGGTLGKYFADAQDRDVTELRRALEVTAAALAADRRDAEDIRVLSEKLTARNAAWATDDIDGAIAVDAAFHRAIVAASHNAIYLEFYDSLVPIIRSTMHHHVTAHGNDYDEEHAAVVDAIIRGDAEAARVTSLAFFAELGATEPAPAPAPTDL, from the coding sequence ATGCAACACGTTCAACGTTCCAGCCTGATCACCCAGGTGACGGCGCAACTTCGCGAGGAGATTGTCACCGAACGATGGCCCGTCGGCACGCGGATTCCTACCGAGACCGAGCTCTGTGCGCTTACCGGAACGGGCAGGAACACCGTGCGTGAGGCCGTTCAGGCGCTGGTTCACGCCGGAATGGTCGAACGACGCCAAGGCTCGGGGACATTCGTCATGGCCACGTCCGACCTCGGCGGGACGCTCGGCAAGTACTTCGCCGACGCACAGGACCGCGACGTGACCGAACTACGACGCGCCCTCGAAGTCACCGCCGCCGCACTCGCGGCCGATCGCCGAGACGCCGAGGACATTCGCGTGCTGAGCGAGAAGCTCACAGCGCGAAACGCCGCATGGGCTACCGACGACATCGACGGCGCCATCGCCGTCGACGCCGCGTTTCATCGCGCGATCGTCGCAGCCAGTCACAACGCCATCTACCTCGAGTTCTACGACTCTCTGGTGCCGATCATCCGCTCGACCATGCACCACCACGTGACCGCACACGGGAACGATTACGACGAGGAACACGCGGCCGTGGTCGACGCAATCATTCGTGGCGATGCCGAGGCAGCCCGAGTCACTTCGCTGGCCTTCTTCGCCGAACTCGGCGCCACCGAACCGGCCCCTGCTCCGGCGCCGACCGACCTGTAG
- a CDS encoding MFS transporter — MSVAAKNETDERENASTLLRGRLLVFTAIVLSALTLRAAVTSISPLFGRVGADLHFGSTVIGIVGMLPPAMFAVFGLLTPVIAKRTGLERAALIAMIMTTLGMGARAFAPGTVSLLLLSAIALAGMGIGNVVIPPLVKRYFSDRLAIVSTIYICVLQVGTLVPPLLAVPLAEAHGWRVSIGVWAVVGVAAALPWLGVVLARRGHDRADASGEEGSSVVQPEATGRIWRSSLAWGMAGMFAMTSFITYSMLTWLPTILTDAGISEAAAGASVAAFGAMGLISSLVTPSLCARWANPYGLVLGAVVCYLIGFAGLHFSPTSGTVAWVCLIGLGTMTFPMSLTLINLRTRTPAGSSGLSGFTQGLGYVVSATGPLSFGLLHTVSGGWGVPMLVLTGCVGVLLVAGYLCCRPRMLEDTW, encoded by the coding sequence GTGAGTGTTGCTGCGAAGAACGAGACGGACGAGCGCGAGAACGCATCGACTCTGCTGCGGGGACGCCTGCTCGTGTTCACTGCGATCGTGCTCTCTGCGCTTACGTTGCGAGCCGCGGTCACATCCATCAGCCCACTTTTCGGCCGCGTCGGCGCAGACCTTCACTTCGGCTCGACCGTCATCGGCATCGTCGGCATGCTGCCCCCGGCCATGTTCGCGGTGTTCGGCCTGCTCACGCCGGTCATTGCCAAGAGAACGGGTCTCGAACGAGCAGCGTTGATCGCGATGATCATGACGACTCTCGGGATGGGAGCCCGCGCTTTCGCTCCAGGGACGGTGTCGCTTCTACTGCTGTCCGCGATCGCGTTGGCGGGCATGGGAATCGGCAACGTCGTGATCCCGCCACTGGTGAAGCGCTACTTCTCCGACCGGCTGGCGATCGTCAGCACCATCTACATCTGCGTGTTGCAGGTCGGCACCTTGGTTCCTCCGCTTCTTGCCGTTCCGTTGGCGGAGGCGCACGGATGGCGCGTCTCGATCGGCGTCTGGGCAGTCGTCGGGGTGGCGGCCGCGTTGCCGTGGCTCGGCGTCGTGCTGGCGCGGCGGGGACACGACAGAGCCGACGCGTCCGGTGAAGAAGGCAGCTCGGTAGTGCAGCCCGAGGCTACGGGTCGGATCTGGCGTTCGTCCCTGGCCTGGGGAATGGCGGGCATGTTCGCCATGACGTCGTTCATCACGTACTCGATGTTGACCTGGCTTCCGACAATCCTGACCGACGCCGGCATCAGCGAAGCAGCGGCGGGGGCGTCGGTGGCGGCCTTCGGAGCGATGGGACTGATCTCTTCGCTGGTGACGCCGTCGTTGTGCGCACGTTGGGCGAACCCGTACGGCCTCGTCCTCGGAGCGGTGGTCTGCTATCTGATCGGCTTTGCTGGCCTGCACTTCTCACCGACCAGCGGTACCGTCGCCTGGGTCTGCCTTATCGGACTCGGCACGATGACCTTCCCGATGTCGTTGACACTCATCAACCTTCGCACGAGGACCCCCGCTGGGTCCTCGGGCTTGTCGGGGTTCACGCAGGGTCTCGGATACGTCGTGTCGGCGACGGGCCCGTTGTCGTTCGGTTTGCTGCACACTGTGTCGGGCGGCTGGGGCGTGCCCATGCTCGTGCTGACCGGATGTGTCGGTGTGCTTCTCGTCGCCGGCTACCTGTGCTGCAGGCCTCGCATGCTCGAAGACACCTGGTAG
- a CDS encoding nitrate/nitrite transporter: protein MKHRISHWNSEDTVAWEAGGKAIAKRNLIWSVVAEHVGFSIWSIWSVMVLFMPVSVYGIDAAGKFFLVAVPTLVGAILRIPYTFATAKFGGRNWTIFSALVLLIPTVLTMYFMLNPASYTTYIIVAAFAGLGGGNFASSMTNINAFYPQREKGWALGLNAGGGNIGVPVIQLIGLLVIATIGNTAPELVCAVYLVFIAIAAVGAALFMDNLDNQKTNGRSMIDVLKFADSWWIAFLYIGTFGSFIGFSFAFGQVLQINFLAGLTDGAPATAAQQAQASLHAAQIAFLGPLLGSISRPFGGKLADRIGGGKITLYTFVAMVFATGILVAASTWDDNTAGAASGTMMALFVVGFILLFLLSGLGNGSVYKMIPAIFAAKSTELQGMSLEQQQHWSRRMSGALIGIAGAIGALGGVGINLVLRASYSGEAKSATTAFWVFLAFYVVCCALTYAVYLRKPRVIADEKTESSVAV from the coding sequence ATCAAGCACCGCATCAGCCACTGGAACTCAGAGGACACCGTGGCGTGGGAAGCAGGCGGTAAGGCGATCGCCAAACGGAATCTCATCTGGTCCGTCGTTGCCGAGCACGTCGGTTTCTCGATCTGGTCGATCTGGTCGGTGATGGTGCTGTTCATGCCCGTATCGGTCTACGGCATCGATGCAGCAGGGAAGTTCTTCCTCGTCGCCGTACCGACTCTGGTCGGTGCGATCCTGCGAATCCCGTACACCTTCGCCACGGCGAAGTTCGGCGGTCGCAACTGGACCATCTTCAGCGCACTCGTGCTGTTGATCCCGACCGTGCTGACGATGTACTTCATGCTGAATCCCGCGTCGTACACCACCTACATCATCGTCGCTGCGTTCGCGGGACTCGGCGGCGGCAACTTCGCGTCGTCGATGACCAACATCAATGCGTTCTACCCACAACGCGAGAAGGGCTGGGCTCTGGGCCTGAACGCAGGCGGTGGAAACATCGGTGTGCCGGTCATCCAGCTCATCGGACTTCTCGTCATCGCGACGATCGGAAACACCGCACCGGAGCTCGTCTGCGCCGTGTACCTGGTCTTCATCGCGATCGCCGCTGTCGGCGCCGCGCTCTTCATGGACAACCTCGACAACCAGAAGACCAACGGTCGCTCCATGATCGACGTGCTGAAATTCGCGGACTCGTGGTGGATCGCGTTCCTCTACATCGGCACGTTCGGCTCGTTCATCGGCTTCAGCTTCGCCTTCGGCCAGGTCTTGCAGATCAACTTTCTCGCCGGGCTGACCGACGGTGCTCCCGCAACCGCGGCGCAGCAAGCTCAGGCATCGCTTCATGCCGCACAGATTGCATTTCTCGGACCGCTGCTCGGGTCGATCTCTCGCCCGTTCGGTGGCAAGCTCGCCGACAGGATCGGCGGCGGAAAGATCACGCTGTACACGTTCGTGGCGATGGTGTTCGCCACCGGAATCCTCGTTGCGGCCAGCACGTGGGACGACAACACCGCAGGTGCAGCGAGCGGAACGATGATGGCGCTGTTCGTCGTCGGATTCATCCTGCTGTTCCTGTTGTCGGGGCTCGGCAACGGTTCGGTGTACAAGATGATCCCGGCCATTTTTGCCGCGAAATCGACCGAGCTGCAGGGAATGTCACTCGAACAGCAGCAGCACTGGTCCAGGAGAATGTCCGGTGCGCTCATCGGAATAGCAGGTGCGATCGGCGCACTCGGTGGCGTCGGCATCAACCTGGTTCTGCGGGCGTCGTACTCGGGTGAAGCGAAATCGGCCACCACGGCCTTCTGGGTGTTCCTCGCCTTCTACGTCGTCTGCTGCGCGCTCACATACGCGGTCTACCTACGCAAGCCCCGAGTGATCGCTGACGAGAAGACCGAGTCCTCGGTCGCAGTCTGA
- the nirB gene encoding nitrite reductase large subunit NirB produces MKNAVVVGHGMVGHRFVEALRARDEAGAWKVTVLCEEALPAYDRVGLSSYVGAWDHRELALAGNDYLGDDAVDMRIGVRADSVDRTARTITTSGGDIVDYDALVFATGSYPFVPPIPGHDRPECFVYRTLDDLDKIRARADAAGPGAVGVVVGGGLLGLEAANALKKMGMTPHVVEFAPRLMPLQVDEGGGALLARLVTDLGLHVHAGVGTSSITENTDGAGLSVELSDGSVIDAALLVFSAGVRPQDQLAREAGLDVGERGGIMVDIGCRTADPAVFAIGECAAVEGRCYGLVAPGYSTAEVVADRLLGGAAEFPGADMSTKLKLMGVDVASFGDAMAATPGALEVVFSDAPKGTYAKLVVSDDAKTLLGGILVGDATAYSLLRPLVGRELPGDPAALISPAAEQVGIGALPDDAEICSCNGVTKGAICGAIDDGACDVASVKSCTTAGTTCGGCLPSIKALLAASGVVMSKALCEHFGQSRAELFEIVRATNTRTFSSLIAKYGTGSGCDICKPVVASILASTSSDHILDGEQASLQDTNDHFLANIQKNGTYSVVPRMPGGECTPEQLIVIGEVARDYGLYTKVTGGQRIDMFGARVEQLPAIWKRLVDAGMESGQAYGKSLRTVKSCVGSSWCRYGVQDSVGMAVDLENRYRGLRSPHKIKFGVSGCARECAEARGKDVGVIATEGGWNLYVGGNGGQSPKHAQLLASNLDDSTLVSYIDRYLMFYVRTADRLQRTAPWLDSLDGGLEHLKAVVCEDSLGIGAELEADMERHVAGYKDEWAGVLEDESKLGRFVSFVNAPEEADPTIAFDESGDRKVPVLMGMPKFGS; encoded by the coding sequence ATGAAGAACGCGGTGGTCGTAGGTCACGGAATGGTCGGTCACAGGTTCGTCGAGGCGCTTCGGGCGCGTGACGAGGCCGGCGCCTGGAAGGTGACGGTTCTGTGCGAGGAGGCGCTCCCTGCCTACGACCGAGTCGGGCTCTCGTCCTACGTCGGAGCGTGGGACCACCGGGAGCTCGCGCTCGCCGGCAACGACTACCTGGGCGACGACGCCGTCGACATGCGTATCGGTGTGCGGGCCGACAGTGTGGACCGGACGGCCCGCACGATCACCACATCCGGTGGCGACATCGTCGACTACGACGCGCTTGTATTCGCCACCGGCTCCTATCCTTTCGTGCCCCCCATCCCCGGTCACGACCGACCTGAGTGCTTCGTCTACAGGACTCTCGACGATCTGGACAAGATCCGAGCCCGTGCGGACGCCGCAGGTCCGGGCGCGGTCGGAGTCGTCGTCGGCGGCGGTCTGCTCGGTCTCGAAGCCGCCAACGCGCTGAAGAAGATGGGAATGACCCCGCACGTCGTCGAATTCGCGCCTCGGCTGATGCCGCTTCAGGTCGACGAAGGCGGAGGCGCGTTGTTGGCGCGACTGGTCACCGACCTCGGATTGCACGTACACGCCGGCGTCGGAACGTCGTCCATCACCGAGAACACCGACGGCGCAGGGCTGTCCGTCGAATTGTCGGACGGCAGTGTCATCGATGCTGCCCTGCTGGTCTTCTCGGCCGGAGTTCGCCCACAGGATCAACTCGCCCGCGAGGCAGGGCTGGACGTGGGCGAGCGCGGCGGGATCATGGTCGACATCGGCTGCCGCACAGCCGATCCAGCCGTCTTCGCCATCGGTGAGTGCGCAGCGGTCGAGGGCCGCTGCTACGGGTTGGTCGCACCGGGATACTCCACGGCCGAGGTCGTCGCCGACCGGTTGCTGGGTGGCGCAGCCGAATTCCCTGGCGCTGACATGTCGACCAAGCTCAAGCTCATGGGCGTCGATGTCGCCAGCTTCGGCGACGCGATGGCTGCGACCCCCGGTGCTCTCGAAGTCGTGTTCAGTGATGCGCCGAAGGGGACGTACGCCAAGCTCGTCGTATCGGACGACGCAAAGACGCTGCTCGGCGGCATTCTCGTCGGCGACGCCACTGCGTACTCACTCCTGCGTCCTCTGGTGGGACGTGAACTGCCCGGTGATCCGGCGGCACTGATATCCCCGGCCGCGGAGCAAGTGGGCATCGGTGCACTGCCCGACGACGCGGAGATCTGCTCGTGCAACGGCGTCACCAAGGGCGCAATCTGCGGCGCAATCGACGATGGCGCATGCGATGTCGCGTCGGTGAAGAGTTGCACGACCGCAGGTACGACATGCGGTGGCTGCCTCCCGTCGATCAAAGCGCTTCTCGCAGCGTCCGGCGTCGTGATGTCGAAAGCATTGTGCGAGCACTTCGGTCAGTCACGTGCCGAACTGTTCGAGATCGTCCGTGCGACGAACACCCGTACTTTTTCCTCGCTGATCGCCAAGTACGGCACCGGCAGTGGGTGCGATATCTGCAAGCCGGTCGTCGCGTCGATTCTCGCGTCCACCTCTTCGGATCACATTCTCGACGGTGAACAGGCTTCGCTGCAGGACACCAACGACCACTTCCTCGCCAATATTCAGAAGAACGGGACGTATTCGGTCGTGCCGCGGATGCCTGGAGGGGAGTGCACGCCGGAGCAGCTCATCGTCATCGGTGAGGTCGCTCGTGACTACGGGCTGTACACCAAGGTCACCGGTGGACAGCGGATCGACATGTTCGGTGCCCGCGTCGAGCAGCTGCCTGCAATTTGGAAGCGGCTCGTGGACGCGGGCATGGAATCCGGTCAGGCGTACGGCAAGTCGCTGCGTACCGTCAAGAGTTGTGTCGGTTCGAGCTGGTGCCGTTACGGTGTGCAGGACTCGGTCGGGATGGCGGTGGATCTCGAGAACCGTTACCGCGGTCTGCGCTCGCCGCACAAGATCAAGTTCGGAGTGTCCGGTTGCGCCCGTGAGTGCGCCGAGGCCAGGGGCAAGGACGTCGGCGTCATCGCCACCGAGGGTGGATGGAACCTGTACGTCGGCGGCAACGGCGGACAATCGCCCAAGCACGCGCAACTCCTGGCCTCCAATTTGGACGACTCGACACTCGTGAGTTACATCGATCGCTACCTCATGTTCTACGTGCGTACCGCCGATCGGTTGCAGCGCACCGCACCCTGGCTCGATTCGCTCGACGGCGGGCTGGAGCACCTGAAGGCCGTCGTGTGCGAGGACAGTCTCGGAATCGGCGCAGAGTTGGAAGCGGACATGGAACGCCACGTCGCCGGCTACAAGGACGAATGGGCCGGGGTGCTGGAGGACGAGAGCAAGCTCGGACGGTTCGTCTCGTTCGTCAACGCCCCGGAAGAAGCCGATCCGACGATCGCGTTCGACGAGAGCGGCGACCGCAAGGTTCCCGTGCTCATGGGCATGCCGAAGTTCGGATCCTGA
- the nirD gene encoding nitrite reductase small subunit NirD, whose amino-acid sequence MTVIDSRTGTTAHAATTRTAREWTAACTVDSLTPGRGVAVLLRGGVQAALFVLEGGDTYAVGNIDPFGRAAVMSRGLVGDRGGEPTVASPLLKQVFSLVDGRCLDDETVGVGSFQTKVVDGVVFVRGEST is encoded by the coding sequence ATGACTGTCATCGATTCTCGCACCGGCACCACCGCGCACGCCGCCACGACCCGCACAGCACGTGAATGGACTGCGGCATGCACCGTCGACTCCTTGACGCCGGGCCGAGGGGTCGCAGTGTTGCTGCGCGGCGGTGTACAGGCTGCGCTGTTCGTGCTCGAAGGTGGCGACACGTACGCAGTCGGCAACATCGACCCGTTCGGTCGGGCAGCAGTGATGTCACGGGGTCTGGTCGGCGACCGCGGCGGCGAACCCACCGTCGCCTCTCCTCTGCTCAAGCAGGTCTTCTCCCTGGTGGACGGGCGCTGCCTCGACGACGAGACGGTGGGCGTGGGGTCCTTCCAGACCAAGGTCGTCGACGGGGTCGTGTTCGTGCGCGGCGAATCGACGTGA
- a CDS encoding uroporphyrinogen-III synthase: MSDLVGAGAGADTPLAGFTVGITASRRAEEFATLLVRRGASVMHAPAIRIIPLADDAELERVTDAIIESPPEITVATTGIGFRGWVEAADGWGRAEDLARALSSSRLLARGPKAKGAIRAADLREEWSPASESSAEVLEHLLAEGVEGKRIAVQLHGATTEWEPVPDFCEVLRHAGAEVVPVPVYRWTAPDDGAPMDRMIEAVVVGDLDAISFTSAPAVASLLMRADENGVLEPVLQSMRSRVLPVCVGPVTAAPLEQLNVPTTQPARARLGALARHIAEELPRRSRPMDAGGHALSVRSRCVVVDGEVRPVSPAGMALIKTLASRPGRVVSRDDLLAALPGGGGDTHAVETAMTRLRSSLGAPKVVQTVVKRGYRLAVEPTDVAEECDEIDTSSPLSASEFDLPEGSKY, from the coding sequence GTGAGCGACCTGGTCGGGGCCGGGGCCGGGGCAGACACGCCACTAGCGGGATTCACCGTCGGAATCACAGCGTCGAGACGGGCCGAGGAGTTCGCCACGCTTCTCGTGCGGCGCGGCGCGTCGGTGATGCACGCGCCCGCAATTCGCATCATCCCGCTGGCCGACGACGCCGAACTGGAACGCGTCACCGACGCGATCATCGAGAGTCCGCCCGAAATCACCGTTGCGACTACCGGAATCGGATTCCGGGGATGGGTTGAGGCTGCGGACGGATGGGGACGGGCCGAGGACCTGGCCAGGGCGTTGTCGTCGTCACGTCTTCTCGCGCGTGGTCCCAAAGCCAAGGGTGCCATCCGAGCAGCCGATCTCCGCGAAGAATGGAGTCCGGCGTCCGAGTCCTCTGCCGAAGTGCTGGAGCATTTGTTGGCCGAGGGCGTCGAAGGCAAGCGAATTGCAGTCCAATTGCACGGCGCCACAACCGAATGGGAACCCGTACCAGATTTCTGCGAGGTGCTGCGCCATGCTGGTGCGGAGGTGGTGCCCGTGCCTGTGTACCGCTGGACTGCACCGGACGACGGTGCACCCATGGACCGCATGATCGAGGCAGTCGTCGTAGGCGATCTCGATGCCATCAGCTTCACCAGCGCCCCGGCGGTGGCGTCGTTGCTCATGCGGGCCGACGAGAACGGAGTGCTCGAACCAGTGCTGCAGTCCATGCGCTCTCGGGTGCTGCCGGTGTGCGTCGGACCCGTGACCGCTGCGCCGTTAGAACAGCTGAATGTTCCGACGACTCAACCTGCGCGCGCTCGCTTGGGTGCGCTGGCGCGGCATATAGCGGAAGAGCTGCCGCGACGGTCGAGGCCCATGGATGCAGGTGGGCACGCGCTCAGTGTCCGCAGTAGATGCGTCGTCGTCGACGGTGAGGTTCGTCCCGTCTCGCCGGCCGGAATGGCGCTGATCAAGACGTTGGCCAGCCGACCGGGCAGGGTCGTCTCGCGTGACGACCTTCTGGCAGCGCTGCCGGGTGGTGGAGGAGACACCCACGCCGTAGAGACAGCGATGACGAGACTTCGTTCCTCGCTCGGCGCGCCGAAAGTGGTGCAGACCGTCGTCAAGCGCGGGTACCGTCTCGCCGTCGAGCCGACGGACGTAGCGGAGGAGTGCGACGAAATCGATACATCGTCACCGTTGTCCGCATCCGAATTCGATCTGCCCGAGGGGAGCAAGTACTGA
- a CDS encoding sirohydrochlorin chelatase, whose translation MDTDPMDVKPTLVLVAHGTRNPRGVEMIAALAESVSARVGSTRVAFVDVLGPSPSEVLRELETPAVVVPAFLASGYHVHTDVPREVTESEHTDVTVTKALGPDPVFAQVMVERLVGAGWTPGDAVVFAAAGSSDRRALAEHRRAAAMLAEVTGGAVRIGYVATATPSVADAVEKLRREGHRTVFVASYLLARGLFHTRLADAGSDGVAEPLGLHSRIIDLVASRYQDGVRVISGAAAEVRPAHRV comes from the coding sequence ATGGACACCGATCCCATGGACGTGAAGCCGACGCTCGTTCTCGTCGCCCACGGCACGCGCAATCCACGAGGTGTGGAGATGATCGCGGCGCTCGCCGAATCCGTCAGCGCCCGCGTTGGATCGACGCGCGTGGCATTCGTGGACGTCCTCGGGCCGTCACCCTCCGAAGTCTTGCGCGAGCTCGAAACACCCGCTGTCGTCGTACCGGCGTTTCTCGCCTCGGGTTACCACGTGCACACCGACGTGCCGCGGGAAGTCACGGAAAGCGAACACACCGATGTGACCGTGACGAAAGCTCTCGGTCCGGATCCGGTATTCGCGCAGGTGATGGTCGAGCGCTTGGTGGGGGCGGGGTGGACGCCGGGTGATGCAGTCGTGTTCGCAGCTGCGGGATCGTCCGACCGGCGCGCGCTGGCGGAGCATCGCCGTGCGGCGGCCATGCTGGCGGAGGTAACCGGGGGTGCCGTTCGGATCGGTTACGTCGCTACCGCGACCCCCTCGGTTGCGGACGCGGTAGAAAAGCTGCGGCGCGAGGGCCATCGGACTGTCTTCGTCGCGTCCTACCTGTTGGCGCGCGGCCTGTTCCATACGCGCCTGGCGGATGCGGGAAGTGACGGTGTCGCCGAACCGCTCGGCCTGCACTCCCGGATCATCGATCTCGTGGCGTCGCGCTACCAGGACGGCGTACGCGTGATCAGCGGGGCAGCGGCAGAAGTTCGACCGGCGCACCGGGTGTGA
- a CDS encoding NTP transferase domain-containing protein, producing MREHWAELRIDAIVLAGGSARRMGGIDKPALTVGGTSLVQKAVDAVSMSRRVVVVGPHRGDLATHIAQTRESPSGTGPVAAISAGLSALPDAAADIVLILAADLPFVDSPAVETLLSELTSNDAAFAVDRNGREQFLFGAWRGDTLRRRIAALSDPAGLAVRSIIPDDYVVIEIDGLEDCDTPEDLARARESAAASLPETPIPTAEQARELVRRRIDPLEPRTILPAAALGCTLSDAIIAAEPLPPVDISAMDGYAVRGVGPWTVREDVAYAGTSSHVELAPGDAMRIATGAAVPTGASSVVRDEHVARAGDVLSLRDDAPARDDTRRAGADWQAGTELVPPGTSVSAAVVSVALSAEVAELAVRGPVRALLVVSGNEIQQHGPLEPGHTRDSIGAVLPNYLASCGATVDRTEHLRDSPTAFADLLARTADVDVVVIVGATGHGAADQLRSALVRAGADIVVQRTHVRPGGSQITAVLPSGTIVLGLPGNPLAAVATTMLITPAIVDALTARRTPPPLLGQLTPDSYLDSPVGRIVPVQRDGMQWRVHSNVHTAHLLNLVDHDALALIPPNVTPGAPVELLPLPR from the coding sequence GTGAGAGAACACTGGGCCGAGCTCCGAATCGACGCGATCGTTCTCGCCGGCGGGTCGGCACGCCGGATGGGCGGAATCGACAAGCCCGCGCTGACCGTCGGCGGGACGAGCCTGGTACAGAAGGCAGTCGACGCCGTGTCGATGTCGCGCCGTGTAGTCGTCGTCGGCCCTCACCGCGGCGACCTTGCAACTCACATCGCACAGACACGCGAATCTCCCTCGGGGACAGGTCCGGTCGCGGCCATTTCGGCGGGTCTGAGCGCACTGCCGGACGCCGCCGCCGACATAGTGTTGATTCTCGCCGCCGACCTTCCTTTCGTCGATAGTCCTGCGGTCGAAACCCTCCTGTCGGAGCTGACATCGAACGATGCGGCATTCGCTGTCGACCGAAACGGAAGGGAACAATTTCTCTTCGGTGCCTGGAGGGGAGACACCCTTCGGCGACGTATCGCGGCCCTGTCCGATCCTGCAGGACTTGCGGTTCGATCCATCATTCCGGACGACTACGTCGTGATCGAGATCGACGGACTGGAGGATTGCGACACACCAGAAGACCTCGCTCGCGCCCGGGAATCGGCAGCCGCCTCACTTCCCGAAACCCCCATACCGACCGCCGAGCAGGCACGAGAGCTGGTCAGGCGTCGTATCGATCCTCTCGAACCGCGAACGATTCTTCCTGCCGCCGCACTCGGCTGCACTCTGAGCGACGCAATCATCGCCGCCGAACCCCTTCCACCCGTTGATATTTCCGCCATGGACGGATACGCGGTGCGAGGAGTCGGGCCGTGGACCGTACGCGAGGACGTTGCATACGCGGGAACGTCGTCGCACGTGGAGCTCGCACCGGGGGACGCGATGCGGATCGCCACCGGCGCCGCTGTCCCCACCGGCGCGAGCTCCGTGGTGCGCGACGAGCACGTCGCACGCGCGGGTGATGTCCTTTCTCTGCGCGATGACGCCCCCGCGCGCGACGACACCCGCCGAGCAGGAGCGGACTGGCAGGCAGGGACCGAACTGGTGCCACCGGGCACCAGCGTGTCGGCCGCGGTCGTGTCGGTTGCGCTGAGCGCCGAGGTCGCCGAGCTCGCCGTACGCGGGCCCGTCCGCGCACTACTTGTCGTCAGCGGCAACGAAATTCAACAGCACGGCCCGCTCGAACCCGGGCACACGAGAGACAGTATCGGCGCCGTTCTGCCGAACTACCTGGCGTCCTGTGGAGCTACCGTCGACCGCACCGAACATCTCCGGGACTCCCCTACCGCGTTCGCCGACCTCCTGGCGCGAACAGCCGACGTCGATGTCGTCGTCATCGTCGGCGCAACGGGACACGGCGCAGCCGACCAACTTCGGTCTGCACTTGTGCGCGCGGGCGCCGACATCGTCGTCCAGCGAACCCACGTCAGACCCGGCGGGTCGCAGATCACCGCAGTCCTGCCGAGCGGAACCATTGTCCTCGGGTTGCCGGGAAACCCACTCGCAGCAGTAGCAACCACGATGCTGATCACTCCGGCGATCGTCGACGCTCTGACGGCTCGACGCACGCCGCCGCCTCTGCTCGGCCAGCTGACACCCGACAGCTATCTCGACTCACCGGTCGGACGCATCGTGCCGGTACAGCGCGATGGAATGCAGTGGCGAGTGCACTCGAACGTGCACACCGCCCACCTGCTGAATCTCGTCGATCACGATGCGCTGGCGTTGATTCCGCCGAACGTCACACCCGGTGCGCCGGTCGAACTTCTGCCGCTGCCCCGCTGA
- a CDS encoding PaaI family thioesterase, which translates to MDLGPFDPRPTAKYALSKASPFVAAAGLVLDDVSGTRVVGHIELDEQHFTPWGVVHGGVYTTAVESAASIGASEAVKDRGEFAVGVHNATDFLRASKGGRVDIVAEPLQQGRIQQLWLVSITATDSGKVIARGQVRLQNVPLPT; encoded by the coding sequence ATGGACCTCGGACCGTTCGATCCCCGCCCCACCGCGAAGTACGCGCTGTCCAAGGCGAGTCCTTTCGTGGCGGCCGCGGGATTGGTCCTGGACGACGTGTCCGGCACGCGTGTGGTTGGCCACATCGAGTTGGACGAGCAGCACTTCACGCCATGGGGTGTGGTGCACGGCGGTGTCTACACCACCGCCGTCGAATCAGCAGCCAGCATCGGTGCAAGCGAGGCGGTCAAAGATCGTGGCGAGTTCGCAGTCGGCGTCCACAACGCGACGGACTTCCTGCGGGCGAGCAAGGGTGGGCGCGTCGATATCGTCGCAGAACCGTTGCAGCAAGGCCGTATTCAGCAGCTGTGGTTGGTGTCCATCACCGCAACCGACAGCGGCAAGGTCATCGCTCGGGGTCAGGTGCGCCTACAGAACGTGCCGCTCCCCACGTGA